In Acetomicrobium sp. S15 = DSM 107314, a single genomic region encodes these proteins:
- a CDS encoding tripartite tricarboxylate transporter permease produces the protein MGIFSHILDVIPILFQWHNILAMIVGTAAGIAIGALPGLSAAMGVALLVPYTFVMPPETGLVMLAGIYNGAIYGGSISAILLRVPGTPAAIATTLDGYPLTCKGRADEALQLAVSSSFIGGVFSAFALLLLAPPLAEVALRFGPPEYFWLAVLGLTIVASLSSGSTMKGFITACFGLFLGVVGLDPITARERFTFGQVGLLGGIDVVSALIGLYSIPQVLRLARTKEKIGELAEGALAKVKRRMFEDIGKYWRTVARSSFLGVIIGMIPAAGANIASIVGYNEAKRASRHPELFSTGYGEGVVASEAANNAVTGGSLVPLLTLGIPGNAVAAVIVGGLLIHGLVVGPELFTKSADVVYTFMLGMLFTNVIMLFMGFYGARRVFLNVTKIPNSILAPAIVVLCVIGSYSLRNNMFDVWVMLILGFIGYVLEENGYPLAPAVLAVILGPMAEANLRRSIMMGRGSIVPIFTRPICIVIIALCVLSLLTPYLQARKKKRSGNAQTS, from the coding sequence ATGGGCATATTTTCTCACATATTAGATGTGATACCGATTTTATTCCAGTGGCATAACATCCTCGCCATGATCGTTGGCACCGCTGCGGGAATTGCCATCGGCGCGCTTCCCGGCCTCTCTGCGGCCATGGGCGTGGCGCTCTTGGTGCCGTATACGTTTGTTATGCCACCAGAGACGGGACTCGTGATGCTTGCCGGCATATATAACGGTGCAATCTACGGTGGTTCCATATCGGCGATATTGCTGCGCGTCCCCGGCACACCTGCTGCTATAGCCACAACCTTGGATGGCTATCCGCTCACCTGCAAAGGTCGAGCTGATGAGGCGCTGCAGCTCGCTGTCAGCTCGTCGTTCATAGGTGGAGTTTTCAGTGCCTTCGCCCTCTTGCTTTTGGCTCCACCGCTCGCAGAGGTAGCTCTTAGATTCGGCCCGCCGGAGTATTTCTGGCTTGCCGTATTGGGGCTGACGATCGTGGCTTCTCTTTCCAGCGGTTCCACGATGAAGGGTTTTATAACCGCGTGTTTTGGCCTTTTCTTGGGAGTAGTGGGGTTGGATCCTATAACGGCGCGAGAGCGCTTCACCTTTGGCCAGGTGGGGTTATTGGGAGGGATCGATGTAGTCTCGGCGCTCATAGGGCTCTATTCCATACCCCAGGTGCTGCGCCTCGCCAGAACAAAAGAAAAGATCGGAGAGCTCGCCGAAGGTGCCTTGGCAAAGGTTAAGCGGCGGATGTTCGAGGACATAGGTAAGTATTGGAGGACGGTTGCCCGCTCCTCGTTCCTCGGGGTGATAATAGGCATGATCCCGGCAGCTGGGGCGAACATAGCTTCGATCGTCGGCTATAACGAAGCCAAACGCGCGTCGAGGCATCCCGAGCTCTTCAGCACCGGTTATGGCGAGGGTGTTGTGGCGTCCGAGGCAGCCAACAACGCCGTAACCGGCGGATCCCTGGTGCCCCTGCTCACGCTCGGCATACCGGGGAACGCCGTGGCCGCCGTTATAGTGGGCGGTCTGTTGATCCATGGCCTCGTCGTGGGGCCCGAGCTCTTCACCAAGAGCGCCGATGTGGTCTACACGTTCATGCTTGGGATGTTGTTTACAAACGTGATCATGCTCTTTATGGGCTTTTACGGAGCCAGGCGGGTCTTTCTCAACGTCACGAAGATTCCCAACAGCATATTGGCGCCAGCCATAGTGGTGCTCTGCGTAATAGGGTCGTATTCTCTCAGGAACAATATGTTCGACGTCTGGGTTATGTTGATCCTCGGGTTCATCGGCTACGTCTTGGAAGAAAACGGGTATCCTCTCGCCCCGGCGGTGCTCGCCGTTATATTGGGTCCAATGGCTGAGGCGAACTTGCGCAGGTCTATAATGATGGGACGAGGTAGTATAGTGCCAATCTTTACGCGTCCTATCTGCATCGTCATAATAGCCCTCTGTGTCCTTTCGCTCCTGACCCCCTACCTGCAGGCGAGGAAGAAAAAGAGGAGTGGCAATGCGCAAACTTCCTAA
- a CDS encoding Ldh family oxidoreductase, translating to MASETLYSASFRGLKALVRNIFIGAGLPSNDAELVADALATADLRGTNSHGMIRLPFYVKRLLDGGTKARPDIKVLAEGPSYALVDGDDGMGQVVAAYSMRMAIGKAKISGTSFVTARNSSHFGAAAYYSMMALDECMIGVAATNGPPVMAPWGGREARIGNNPLSVAVPSGRHGPIVLDMAMSVVAGGKVRLAAKKGEKIPLGWVVNREGKATEDPNDLPSGGALLPLGYKGFGLAVALEILCGALSGARVLDEIPEWFKATGDEVGNGHMFAAIDISRFCEVGSFKSRVDHIVEALKDTPLMEGFEEILVPGEPEARMADIQSKSGIALPGPVVRDLISTAESLGVAVPEGLFCQKRV from the coding sequence ATGGCTTCAGAGACTCTATATTCAGCTTCTTTTAGGGGGTTGAAGGCACTTGTGCGGAATATATTTATAGGTGCCGGGCTTCCATCGAATGACGCCGAGCTGGTGGCTGATGCCCTCGCTACAGCCGACCTTCGAGGGACAAACTCTCACGGCATGATAAGGCTTCCTTTTTACGTGAAGCGGCTGCTCGACGGGGGCACGAAGGCCAGACCCGATATAAAAGTGCTGGCGGAAGGCCCATCCTATGCCCTTGTGGATGGCGATGACGGCATGGGGCAGGTAGTGGCGGCCTATTCCATGCGTATGGCCATAGGGAAGGCTAAAATCTCAGGGACGAGCTTTGTAACCGCCAGAAACAGCAGCCATTTCGGTGCCGCTGCCTATTACTCTATGATGGCGCTGGACGAATGTATGATAGGCGTCGCCGCCACAAACGGCCCACCTGTCATGGCGCCGTGGGGAGGCCGAGAGGCGAGGATCGGCAACAACCCCCTCTCCGTCGCCGTGCCGAGCGGGCGCCATGGACCGATCGTTTTAGATATGGCCATGAGCGTCGTCGCCGGTGGAAAGGTGAGGCTTGCCGCTAAAAAAGGGGAGAAAATCCCCTTGGGATGGGTGGTGAACAGGGAAGGCAAAGCCACGGAAGACCCTAACGACTTGCCCTCCGGCGGTGCGCTCCTACCCTTGGGATACAAGGGTTTTGGCCTCGCCGTGGCGCTTGAAATCCTCTGCGGGGCTCTTTCGGGGGCGCGCGTGCTCGATGAGATTCCCGAGTGGTTTAAAGCCACCGGTGATGAGGTCGGTAACGGCCATATGTTTGCTGCCATAGATATATCGCGCTTTTGTGAGGTGGGATCCTTCAAGTCGAGAGTTGATCATATCGTTGAGGCCTTAAAAGATACGCCTTTGATGGAAGGCTTCGAGGAGATTCTCGTGCCGGGTGAACCGGAAGCGCGCATGGCGGACATACAGTCCAAAAGTGGCATAGCACTACCTGGGCCTGTCGTGAGAGACTTGATTTCCACGGCCGAAAGTTTGGGTGTAGCTGTGCCCGAGGGGTTATTTTGTCAAAAAAGAGTATAG
- a CDS encoding D-cysteine desulfhydrase — MNLSRFPRRRYTEGWTPMEQLGRLSALVNGPEIWIKRDDLLGLFPGGNKTRKLEFVMADALAKGADSVITCGAVQSNHCRITLAAARKEGLECHLVIEERVPGSYSPTASGNNFLYHLMGADSIRVVPAKSDMIAEMEKTADELRRAGKKPYIIPGGASNPLGAIGYVACAEEILAQSFEKGVSFDRIFVTSGSGGTHAGLAVGLWGNRSGIPLTGINISRPNSQQVPLVHSLATETARYLGIEESLPEDLIQCFDEYVGEGYSLPTEAMTKTVALLARTESILLDPVYTGKAFAGMLDLIQKGFCRKGEKVLFIHTGGFPALFHYQKYFDSELFQK; from the coding sequence ATGAACCTCTCTCGTTTTCCGCGCCGCAGGTACACGGAGGGATGGACTCCCATGGAGCAACTCGGACGGCTTTCCGCCCTCGTAAATGGCCCCGAAATATGGATAAAGAGGGATGACCTTTTGGGGCTTTTCCCCGGTGGAAACAAGACCCGCAAGCTCGAGTTTGTGATGGCCGACGCCCTCGCAAAAGGGGCCGATTCGGTGATCACTTGCGGGGCGGTGCAGTCCAACCATTGTAGGATCACTTTAGCCGCGGCCAGAAAAGAAGGCCTCGAGTGCCATCTCGTCATCGAGGAGCGCGTCCCCGGAAGTTATTCTCCCACCGCCTCGGGCAATAACTTTCTATACCACCTGATGGGAGCGGACTCTATTCGGGTGGTTCCGGCAAAGTCCGATATGATCGCCGAAATGGAAAAGACCGCTGATGAACTCCGCCGCGCGGGTAAAAAGCCATATATTATACCTGGTGGTGCCTCCAATCCCTTAGGCGCCATCGGCTATGTGGCGTGTGCGGAAGAAATCCTTGCCCAGTCTTTTGAAAAAGGGGTCTCCTTTGACCGAATATTTGTCACCAGCGGAAGCGGCGGCACCCACGCGGGTCTTGCCGTGGGATTGTGGGGCAATCGGTCGGGGATTCCTCTTACGGGAATCAACATCAGTCGTCCGAATTCGCAACAGGTCCCCTTGGTGCACAGCTTGGCCACAGAAACAGCGCGATATTTAGGCATCGAAGAGTCTCTTCCCGAAGACTTGATCCAGTGTTTCGACGAATACGTAGGCGAAGGGTATTCCCTGCCTACAGAGGCGATGACTAAGACGGTAGCTCTCCTTGCCAGGACGGAATCCATTCTGCTCGACCCCGTCTACACAGGAAAGGCCTTCGCGGGGATGCTCGATCTCATCCAAAAAGGCTTCTGCCGCAAGGGTGAGAAAGTTCTCTTTATCCACACGGGGGGTTTTCCGGCGCTCTTCCATTACCAAAAATATTTCGACTCGGAACTATTTCAGAAATAA
- the larA gene encoding nickel-dependent lactate racemase produces the protein MLMKMKYGRGEVQFEVDRARVLQILEPNEKPGLKEPLEGVRKLLQNPIGTAPLADLISEKKPKDVVIVVNDITRPTPYEYLFPPLLGELEAAGIKDDEITFLTATGIHDPHTEEQNEEVYGKELVKRFRFASHSADDGDSLTYIGKLSTGFELSINKLAVQTDFLITLGVIMPHYFAGFSGGRKSILPGIASRECIEKNHSRMLYLMDDLPPIEQNPVSLEMIEAAKRVGVDFILNVVTNSKKEIVSVVAGDLEEAWYQGVAVSSNMYEVPIAQKADVAVVSAGGFPRDINVYQAQKALDHADKATKPGGTIILIAECREGLGERTFEEWMNEAVSPDDVIRRIHKKFVLGGHKAYGICKVAKEKEIILISSLSDELTKRLFMRKMATVQEAINYVETKHGNPSYILMPVGSLTVPVMSKK, from the coding sequence ATGCTTATGAAGATGAAATACGGACGAGGGGAGGTTCAGTTCGAGGTCGATAGGGCGAGGGTCTTGCAAATACTCGAGCCGAACGAAAAGCCCGGCTTAAAGGAGCCCCTCGAAGGCGTTCGGAAGCTTTTGCAAAACCCAATCGGGACGGCCCCTTTGGCGGACCTGATCTCAGAGAAAAAGCCAAAGGATGTCGTAATAGTGGTCAATGACATAACGCGCCCGACACCCTACGAATACCTCTTTCCCCCACTGCTCGGCGAGCTCGAGGCCGCTGGAATAAAAGATGACGAGATAACATTTTTAACGGCAACGGGAATCCACGATCCACACACAGAAGAGCAAAACGAAGAAGTCTATGGGAAGGAACTGGTTAAAAGGTTTCGCTTCGCCTCGCACTCGGCAGATGACGGAGATTCTTTGACATACATCGGCAAGCTCTCCACAGGGTTTGAACTCTCCATAAATAAATTAGCCGTTCAAACGGATTTTCTCATAACCTTAGGCGTCATAATGCCCCACTACTTCGCCGGTTTTTCTGGCGGCAGAAAGAGCATTCTGCCGGGTATAGCGAGCAGAGAATGTATAGAGAAAAACCACTCGAGGATGCTCTACCTGATGGATGACCTGCCTCCGATAGAGCAAAACCCGGTAAGCCTCGAAATGATCGAGGCCGCGAAGAGGGTAGGTGTCGATTTCATATTGAACGTGGTCACCAACAGCAAAAAGGAGATCGTAAGCGTCGTGGCCGGAGATCTGGAAGAGGCGTGGTACCAAGGGGTTGCCGTTTCGTCTAACATGTACGAAGTGCCGATAGCTCAGAAAGCAGATGTCGCCGTGGTCAGCGCTGGCGGTTTCCCAAGAGATATAAACGTCTACCAAGCTCAAAAAGCCCTCGACCACGCCGATAAAGCAACCAAGCCCGGAGGCACCATCATCCTCATTGCAGAATGCAGGGAAGGCTTGGGAGAGCGCACCTTCGAAGAGTGGATGAACGAAGCCGTAAGCCCAGACGATGTTATTAGACGCATTCATAAAAAATTTGTGCTCGGCGGACACAAAGCTTACGGGATATGCAAAGTGGCTAAAGAAAAGGAAATCATTTTGATATCCTCTCTGAGCGATGAGCTCACCAAGCGGCTTTTTATGAGGAAAATGGCGACTGTGCAAGAAGCAATTAACTATGTCGAGACAAAACACGGCAATCCGAGCTATATTTTAATGCCCGTCGGAAGCCTAACCGTGCCGGTTATGTCTAAAAAGTAA
- a CDS encoding 3-isopropylmalate dehydratase large subunit, whose protein sequence is MHAIEKILAKASGKSEVRSGEIVEARVDVAEVNDLYLQVIKSFYEMGGERVANPDKVTFVFDHYSPSPTIKAADNQRQMREFCEKMGISRLFDVGEGVCHQVLAESGLVGPGKIVIETDSHSTTLGALGAFASGVGATDLAIILLTGQLWFKVPPVIRIEVDGAIPYGVMAKDVILYILGKLKQDAAIYKAVEYSGSAISSMSMDERFVLCNMSVEMGAKTAYIQPDDITFNFLEEKGAKRDDFEVFVTDGDFCYQESYAFDVSGLSPQVALPGSVDDVANIEDAQPVPVTQVFIGTCTGGRLNDIKTAANILRGRHVAKGVRCLIVPASRTIFRDALAEGYVKDLVEAGAVFVTPGCGPCLGAHEGVLTAGDVCVSTSSRNFPGRMGSTEASIFVASPATAAASALAGHLADPRNFIG, encoded by the coding sequence ATGCATGCGATAGAGAAGATCTTGGCCAAGGCTTCAGGCAAGAGTGAGGTCAGGAGTGGCGAAATTGTCGAGGCTCGCGTAGATGTGGCTGAGGTGAACGACCTATATCTTCAGGTCATAAAGTCCTTTTACGAGATGGGCGGCGAAAGGGTGGCCAATCCGGATAAAGTTACTTTCGTCTTCGACCATTACTCTCCTTCGCCTACCATAAAGGCTGCGGATAATCAAAGGCAGATGAGGGAGTTTTGCGAAAAGATGGGCATAAGCAGGCTCTTCGACGTCGGCGAGGGTGTGTGCCATCAGGTGCTGGCAGAGAGCGGCCTCGTCGGCCCTGGTAAAATCGTAATCGAAACGGACTCTCACTCTACGACGCTCGGGGCCTTAGGGGCCTTTGCGAGCGGCGTCGGCGCGACTGACCTTGCGATCATCCTACTCACCGGGCAGCTCTGGTTTAAGGTACCGCCGGTTATCAGAATTGAAGTGGATGGAGCCATACCCTATGGCGTTATGGCGAAGGATGTCATCCTTTACATATTGGGAAAGCTTAAACAAGACGCAGCCATATATAAAGCTGTGGAGTATAGCGGCTCTGCGATATCCTCCATGTCTATGGACGAGCGTTTCGTTTTGTGCAACATGTCTGTCGAAATGGGTGCGAAGACGGCCTATATTCAGCCCGATGACATCACCTTCAATTTTTTGGAAGAAAAAGGCGCGAAGAGGGACGACTTCGAAGTCTTCGTCACAGACGGCGATTTCTGTTATCAGGAAAGCTATGCTTTTGATGTGTCCGGTTTGTCTCCTCAGGTGGCCCTACCGGGAAGCGTCGATGACGTGGCTAACATAGAAGATGCGCAGCCTGTTCCCGTGACACAGGTCTTCATCGGGACCTGCACGGGTGGCAGGCTAAACGATATAAAGACAGCAGCGAATATTCTGAGAGGGCGGCATGTGGCCAAAGGGGTGCGCTGCCTGATCGTGCCGGCTTCCAGAACGATCTTCCGTGATGCTTTGGCTGAAGGGTATGTAAAAGATCTCGTAGAGGCGGGGGCGGTTTTTGTGACGCCCGGTTGTGGGCCTTGTCTCGGCGCTCACGAAGGGGTGCTAACGGCAGGGGACGTATGCGTCTCGACGTCCAGCCGCAACTTCCCTGGCCGCATGGGTAGCACGGAGGCTTCTATTTTTGTCGCCTCTCCGGCGACGGCGGCCGCGTCGGCGCTCGCTGGCCACCTCGCTGATCCTCGGAATTTTATCGGTTAG
- a CDS encoding 3-isopropylmalate dehydratase small subunit: MKEVELIQGRVFVFGDNIDTDQIYPGRYLELTEPEEVALHAMEGADPDFPSKVRPGDIIVAGKNFGCGSSREHAVITLIASGVRAVVAKSFARIFYRNAINRGLPVVEIPDLEPNSISQGSIATLDFKNGIFSSSEGKTYNFVPFPDNIMAIIEAGGIMPFYKAKATSRTPKKP; this comes from the coding sequence ATGAAAGAAGTCGAGCTTATCCAAGGAAGAGTTTTCGTCTTCGGCGACAATATCGACACGGATCAAATATATCCTGGTCGCTATCTTGAGCTGACCGAGCCCGAAGAAGTGGCGCTTCATGCAATGGAGGGCGCCGACCCCGATTTTCCTTCTAAAGTGCGGCCAGGCGATATCATCGTTGCCGGCAAAAATTTCGGCTGTGGCTCAAGCAGAGAACATGCCGTAATAACGCTAATTGCGTCCGGGGTTAGGGCGGTTGTAGCCAAGTCTTTCGCTAGAATCTTTTACCGCAACGCCATAAACCGTGGGCTTCCGGTTGTTGAAATACCCGACTTGGAGCCCAACTCTATCAGCCAGGGTTCGATCGCCACCTTGGACTTTAAAAACGGCATATTCAGCTCTTCAGAGGGGAAAACCTATAACTTCGTCCCCTTCCCCGATAACATAATGGCGATAATAGAAGCCGGTGGCATTATGCCATTTTATAAGGCAAAGGCGACAAGTCGAACACCTAAAAAGCCATAA
- a CDS encoding AAA family ATPase yields MENPFVCGKVVRGKCFADRKAEIEELTSDIASSQSVILFSPRRYGKTSLILEVLDRVRAQGVLTLYLDLFKVTSQETFITAYAKEIAGLHGGGIRTVLKKVRDLLPRLIPKVVVKGQKADIEFEFDRPADKTPLLDDLFEAVATVSSQQGKRAAVVFDEFQEIAGWDVGGEVERQMRTHFQLHGNVSYIFMGSKRHLMQDIFRNKNRPFYRFGKHFPLGKIPEDEFADFIRKRFEETGFQIDSEAINEILRTTEDHPYYTQLLCHILWDRRREKNVVVKEDIPEAVSEVFLREAHAFCDLWDMLPRKARQLLVALAKEEGPQGQIFSNDFLRKHNLGPASSIQRAVAGLLKEEVLEKVDDKYQYTDIFFKRWLKKTFV; encoded by the coding sequence ATGGAAAATCCGTTCGTATGCGGAAAAGTTGTTCGCGGTAAGTGTTTCGCCGACAGGAAAGCGGAGATTGAAGAGCTCACCTCCGACATTGCGTCGAGCCAGAGCGTAATTCTGTTTTCCCCCAGGCGCTACGGGAAGACCTCTTTGATCCTCGAGGTCTTAGACCGCGTTAGGGCTCAAGGAGTGCTTACCCTTTACTTAGACCTCTTCAAAGTGACTTCGCAAGAAACGTTTATCACCGCCTACGCTAAAGAGATCGCAGGCCTTCACGGCGGCGGGATCCGAACTGTGCTTAAAAAGGTCAGGGACCTGCTTCCCAGACTGATCCCCAAGGTTGTGGTGAAGGGGCAAAAGGCTGATATAGAGTTTGAGTTTGACCGCCCCGCAGATAAAACCCCTCTGCTTGACGACCTGTTTGAGGCCGTAGCGACCGTGAGCTCGCAACAGGGTAAAAGGGCTGCGGTAGTTTTTGACGAGTTTCAGGAGATAGCGGGTTGGGACGTGGGAGGTGAAGTTGAACGCCAGATGAGAACCCACTTCCAGCTGCACGGAAACGTCTCTTATATTTTCATGGGAAGCAAACGCCACCTCATGCAGGATATCTTCCGGAACAAAAACCGCCCGTTCTACCGATTCGGTAAACACTTTCCGCTGGGGAAAATCCCCGAAGACGAGTTTGCCGATTTCATCCGAAAGCGCTTTGAAGAGACGGGCTTTCAAATAGATTCAGAGGCTATAAATGAGATTTTGCGAACCACCGAAGATCACCCTTACTACACTCAGCTTTTATGTCACATTCTCTGGGACCGCAGGCGTGAAAAAAATGTCGTCGTAAAAGAAGACATCCCAGAGGCGGTTTCGGAGGTATTTTTAAGGGAGGCGCACGCCTTCTGCGATCTGTGGGACATGCTGCCGCGCAAGGCCCGCCAGCTTTTGGTCGCCCTAGCCAAGGAAGAAGGCCCCCAGGGGCAGATTTTTTCCAATGACTTCTTGCGAAAGCACAACCTGGGGCCGGCGTCGAGCATTCAGCGAGCCGTTGCCGGCCTTTTAAAGGAAGAAGTCTTAGAGAAGGTGGACGATAAGTATCAATATACCGACATCTTCTTCAAGCGCTGGCTCAAAAAGACTTTTGTGTGA
- the trpA gene encoding tryptophan synthase subunit alpha gives MKLEQAFKSGKALIPYIMAGDPDLDFTESLIPALEEAGADIIEVGLPFSDPLADGPVIQAAGQRALKSGTTTEKIFGMLARLKGRIGVPLVLMGYYNPILQYGIKRFLEAARESGTSGVLVPDLPFDEGEDFYESAMLEGISPIYMVTPNTPEERLEEIGRRACGFLYCVSLLGITGDARGPKSGVEEYLKRVRHYSQAPLALGFGIDSPKKVKAILHYADGIVVGSALVSLIAKSPSREAAIKSAKTFVSSLKAAATERVGA, from the coding sequence ATGAAATTAGAGCAGGCGTTCAAAAGCGGCAAGGCTTTGATTCCGTACATAATGGCCGGCGATCCGGACCTCGACTTCACCGAGTCGCTCATTCCGGCCCTCGAAGAGGCCGGAGCCGACATAATCGAGGTGGGCCTCCCCTTTTCGGATCCCTTGGCCGATGGACCCGTCATTCAGGCTGCCGGCCAAAGGGCACTCAAAAGTGGCACCACCACTGAGAAGATCTTTGGAATGCTCGCAAGGCTAAAGGGAAGGATCGGGGTGCCATTGGTCCTGATGGGATACTACAACCCCATCCTACAGTATGGAATAAAGCGATTCCTCGAAGCAGCAAGAGAGAGCGGCACATCCGGTGTGCTCGTTCCAGATCTGCCCTTCGACGAGGGCGAAGATTTTTACGAATCCGCGATGCTCGAGGGAATATCTCCCATATACATGGTAACGCCCAACACGCCAGAAGAGCGCTTAGAGGAAATAGGGCGCAGGGCCTGCGGCTTCTTATATTGCGTTTCGCTTTTGGGAATAACGGGAGACGCGAGAGGACCCAAAAGCGGCGTGGAAGAATATCTAAAAAGGGTTAGACACTACAGCCAGGCTCCCTTGGCCTTAGGATTTGGCATAGACAGCCCAAAAAAGGTGAAGGCCATCCTGCACTATGCCGACGGCATCGTCGTGGGAAGCGCACTGGTGAGCTTGATAGCCAAATCGCCAAGTCGTGAGGCGGCGATAAAGTCAGCCAAGACCTTCGTGTCAAGCCTCAAAGCAGCAGCTACAGAGAGGGTCGGAGCGTAG
- the trpB gene encoding tryptophan synthase subunit beta: MKITVEEKRKGYFGNFGGRYVPETLMPALEELEAVYNASKEDPEFKAELGQLLSDYAGRPTPLYFAERLTEHLGGAKIYLKREDLNHTGAHKINNALGQILLARKMKKTRIIAETGAGQHGVATATAAAKFGLECSIYMGAEDMERQALNVYRMRILGARVVPVTSGSQTLKDATNEAIRDWVTNVENTHYVIGSTVGPHPYPTIVRDFQRVIGDETKEQILKKEGRLPNLLVACVGGGSNSMGLFYPFIEDRDVRMVGVEAAGSGIETGKHAAALADGRIGVLHGSKSYLLQDEDGQIKIAFSISAGLDYPGVGPEHSFLKDSGRAEYTSVTDGEALEAFELLCRLEGIIPALESAHAIACVTRIASQMSQEELIVVNLSGRGDKDMDTVRKLLPEGEGQ; the protein is encoded by the coding sequence ATGAAGATCACCGTAGAAGAAAAGAGAAAGGGGTATTTCGGAAATTTCGGAGGCAGATATGTGCCCGAAACGCTCATGCCAGCCCTCGAGGAACTCGAGGCCGTATACAACGCTTCGAAGGAAGACCCGGAGTTCAAGGCGGAGTTAGGCCAACTTCTGTCCGACTACGCCGGGAGGCCCACGCCTTTATACTTCGCCGAAAGGCTCACCGAGCACCTGGGAGGGGCAAAAATATACCTCAAGAGAGAAGACTTAAACCACACCGGCGCCCACAAGATAAACAACGCCTTGGGACAAATACTGTTGGCCAGGAAGATGAAAAAGACGCGGATCATAGCTGAGACGGGTGCGGGGCAGCACGGCGTGGCCACGGCGACCGCGGCGGCAAAGTTCGGGCTCGAGTGCTCTATCTACATGGGCGCAGAGGACATGGAGCGCCAGGCTTTGAACGTTTACAGGATGCGCATCTTAGGCGCCCGAGTCGTCCCCGTCACATCCGGAAGTCAGACGCTCAAAGACGCCACAAACGAGGCGATCCGTGACTGGGTCACAAACGTAGAGAACACACATTACGTAATAGGTTCCACCGTAGGACCGCATCCATATCCCACGATAGTCAGAGACTTTCAAAGGGTGATAGGAGACGAGACCAAGGAACAGATTTTAAAGAAAGAGGGGAGGCTTCCCAACCTCCTCGTTGCTTGCGTGGGGGGCGGAAGCAATTCCATGGGCCTATTTTACCCCTTCATCGAGGATAGGGATGTGCGAATGGTGGGCGTTGAGGCTGCAGGAAGCGGCATAGAAACCGGAAAGCACGCAGCAGCTCTCGCTGACGGGCGAATTGGCGTCCTCCACGGCAGCAAGTCTTATTTGCTTCAAGACGAGGACGGCCAAATCAAGATAGCTTTTTCCATTTCAGCTGGGCTCGACTATCCGGGCGTAGGACCAGAACACAGCTTCTTAAAGGACTCCGGGCGAGCAGAATACACCTCGGTTACTGACGGTGAAGCCTTGGAAGCTTTTGAGCTTTTATGTCGCCTTGAGGGAATAATACCTGCCTTAGAAAGCGCTCATGCCATAGCATGCGTAACAAGGATAGCCTCGCAGATGTCACAAGAAGAGCTGATAGTGGTGAATCTCTCTGGGAGGGGAGACAAAGACATGGATACGGTGCGCAAACTTTTGCCCGAGGGGGAAGGACAATGA
- the trpF gene encoding phosphoribosylanthranilate isomerase encodes MTQIKVCGLTRRQDVEMAIEVGADALGFILAESKRRVTLDQIRELARDIPPFVMTVAVVADPKEEELKAIAESGFFSCIQFHGDESPEVVASSPLKAIKALGVESKEDTARAALYEEASCWILFDSKRGGSGRPFDWSFLKGFERPFILAGGLGPENITEAMKELSPAAVDFNSRVESSLGVKDRKALASAVEKVRTYDLTKEEFL; translated from the coding sequence GTGACGCAGATAAAGGTGTGCGGTCTGACGAGGAGGCAAGACGTGGAGATGGCGATAGAAGTCGGAGCCGATGCCTTGGGCTTCATTTTGGCCGAGAGCAAGCGGCGCGTGACGCTGGACCAAATTCGAGAGCTCGCACGCGATATCCCCCCTTTTGTGATGACCGTGGCTGTTGTGGCGGATCCCAAAGAGGAGGAGCTCAAAGCCATCGCAGAGAGCGGCTTTTTTAGCTGCATCCAGTTTCACGGCGACGAATCGCCGGAGGTGGTGGCGTCATCGCCTCTAAAGGCCATAAAGGCGCTCGGCGTCGAGTCGAAAGAAGACACAGCCCGCGCAGCGCTATACGAGGAGGCATCTTGCTGGATCCTCTTCGACTCGAAGAGGGGCGGAAGCGGAAGGCCCTTCGACTGGTCTTTCCTGAAGGGTTTTGAGAGACCTTTTATCTTGGCCGGAGGCCTTGGGCCCGAAAACATAACCGAGGCCATGAAGGAGCTGTCTCCAGCGGCCGTGGACTTCAACAGCCGCGTGGAGAGCTCTTTAGGCGTCAAAGACAGGAAGGCTTTAGCGTCAGCAGTTGAAAAGGTTAGAACCTACGACCTCACGAAGGAGGAGTTCTTATGA